The Pygocentrus nattereri isolate fPygNat1 chromosome 4, fPygNat1.pri, whole genome shotgun sequence genome includes a window with the following:
- the zgc:101562 gene encoding C2H2-type zinc finger protein encodes MMGDMFPVVAPGEESESRGESDDEKVTLDKKRRPKRRPPKRHYCSHCGKSFSQIGHFNVHLNIHTGKKPHQCSQCGKSFRTSNQLSEHLHTHGEERPHRCGRCGKGFMRPGRLRAHERIHTGERPHRCSECGKGFKSTEELKIHLRIHSGLKSHFCFWCGKGFGRSEHLKKHTLIHTGEKPHFCSQCGRRFSRSDHLKKHMEVHDKGGNEPERSGVGRVFQC; translated from the exons ATGATGGGTGACA TGTTTCCTGTCGTGGCTCCTGGAGAAGAATCTGAGAGCCGAGGAGAATCAGACGATGAGAAAGTGACACTCGACAAGAAACGTCGCCCAAAACGTCGCCCACCGAAGCGCCACTACTGTTCCCACTGCGGGAAGAGCTTCTCCCAGATCGGACACTTCAACGTCCACCTGAACATTCACACTGGGAAGAAGCCTCACCAGTGCTCCCAATGCGGGAAGAGCTTCAGGACCAGTAACCAGCTGTCTGAGCACCTGCACACACACGGCGAGGAGAGGCCCCATCGGTGCGGCCGCTGCGGGAAAGGCTTCATGCGGCCGGGACGACTCCGGGCTCACGAGAGGATTCACACCGGAGAGAGGCCGCACCGCTGCTCCGAGTGCGGGAAAGGCTTCAAATCCACAGAGGAACTGAAAATCCACCTGCGCATTCACTCCGGACTCAAATCCCACTTCTGCTTCTGGTGCGGGAAGGGATTCGGCCGGAGTGAACATCTGAAAAAGCACACGCTCAtccacactggagagaaacccCACTTCTGCTCCCAGTGTGGCAGGAGGTTCTCTCGCTCGGAccacttaaaaaaacacatggaaGTCCATGACAAGGGAGGGAACGAGCCGGAGCGGAGCGGAGTGGGCAGAGTGTTTCAGTGCTGA